A single window of Pseudophryne corroboree isolate aPseCor3 chromosome 5, aPseCor3.hap2, whole genome shotgun sequence DNA harbors:
- the LOC134929687 gene encoding paraneoplastic antigen Ma3-like, which produces MAQLQGEDILEWCEKKGVPPLHCLALAGDLNDAKSAEIESAVGKLFGVKEPRVIDVKEGELGTVSAVLIATKEPLERGMMPSMIPALDIEGERWNILWPKGKEERGIRASGESASNHKTSSNGKDDQSTRKDSQNSQSKTDQGQNDTILTVMKSVVDEFGRIHYEGGYRRLRSFSGILPVPAGEDNYEEWRETVHQLSEEWHCADAVKKQRLVESLRGPAREVINATRRDDPTASFRDYLAALDLEFETMENVDDMKYRLRHTYQNVGEKLTSYIYRIDRLIHRIVDRGGMTIEEVNEKRLQQLIEGALTTDPIAQRLRYTTSSRQPPSFMKLMREVKQEESLVEARDKSIKKVKVAASIIEEVTSPIENLTKMVEGLRGEVGKLTLQLNKEVKKREATRNLDRAPLIGDTRRGRNVRQQRCFRCGRLGHRAFECEQRWNDEEESS; this is translated from the coding sequence atggcacaattacagggggaggATATCTTGGAGTGGTGTGAAAAGAAAGGTGTTCCCCCTCTACACTGTTTAGCATTAGCGGGTGATCTTAATGACGCAAAGAGTGCAGAGATTGAATCAGCAGTTGGGAAGCTATTTGGAGTCAAAGAACCACGTGTCATAGATGTTAAGGAAGGAGAACTGGGAACAGTTAGTGCAGTTCTAATAGCTACCAAGGAACCCTTGGAAAGAGGTATGATGCCTTCCATGATCCCTGCCCTTGATATTGAAGGGGAAAGATGGAATATTTTATGGCCTAAAGGAAAAGAGGAGAGGGGTATAAGAGCTTCAGGTGAATCTGCTAGTAATCATAAAACCTCTAGTAATGGAAAGGATGATCAGAGTACAAGGAAAGACAGCCAAAACTCCCAATCTAAAACAGATCAAGGACAGAATGATACCATCTTGACTGTTATGAAATCTGTAGTGGATGAATTTGGAAGGATCCATTATGAAGGGGGTTATAGGCGTCTAAGAAGCTTTTCTGGGATACTTCCAGTACCAGCAGGAGAAGATAATTATGAGGAATGGAGGGAAACAGTACATCAACTATCAGAAGAATGGCATTGTGCTGATGCGGTAAAGAAACAGCGATTAGTGGAGAGCCTAAGAGGACCTGCCAGGGAAGTGATAAATGCCACCAGGAGAGATGACCCTACCGCAAGTTTCCGAGACTACTTAGCAGCTTTGGACCTGGAGTTTGAAACAATGGAGAATGTAGATGATATGAAGTACCGTCTAAGACACACTTATCAAAATGTTGGTGAAAAGTTGACATCCTACATTTACCGCATTGATAGGTTGATCCATCGAATAGTGGACAGGGGAGGTATGACGATCGAGGAGGTTAATGAGAAGAGGCTGCAGCAGTTGATAGAAGGGGCTCTTACTACCGATCCTATAGCTCAACGCTTGCGATATACCACAAGTAGTAGACAGCCTCCATCATTCATGAAACTGATGCGGGAAGTTAAACAGGAGGAATCTTTAGTAGAGGCACGAGATAAAAGTATAAAGAAGGTTAAGGTAGCTGCATCTATAATTGAAGAGGTTACTAGTCCAATTGAGAATTTGACTAAAATGGTGGAGGGATTACGAGGAGAGGTAGGAAAATTAACACTTCAGTTGAATAAAGAGGTAAAGAAGAGAGAAGCTACTAGAAATCTTGACAGGGCTCCACTTATAGGTGATACTAGGAGAGGAAGAAATGTCCGACAGCAGAGGTGTTTTCGCTGTGGAAGATTAGGGCACAGAGCTTTTGAATGTGAGCAGAGGTGGAACGATGAAGAGGAAAGCTCATAA